Proteins encoded in a region of the Solanum dulcamara chromosome 9, daSolDulc1.2, whole genome shotgun sequence genome:
- the LOC129903237 gene encoding GATA transcription factor 11-like, with protein MTMVEHGGYMDGIPTGPIVDDDFDDILNFLDMPMESLEEDGLGGVEWDGSDSKDFGPIPTDALMDFPPMPQGNIGNRQVNAVAKSDPPIKFTEVQGTGTFQTQSPVSVLEGSNSCSGGKSIPIKHDTLIPVRPRSKRARPSAVNPWVLMAPISSTRVASKKIYDARKTKEKRRRLSLLSGAKESMRNYVQQINDTALPIPDVSKKKVTSTQQSSFVKKCTHCEVTKTPQWREGPLGPKTLCNACGVRYRSGRLFPEYRPAASPTFVPSVHSNSHRKVVEMRKKFLYGTAEAEEPHKVIMGRKTEALPEPTIVADPPMSPVPEFVPMSSYLFDVY; from the exons atgacTATGGTTGAGCATGGTGGTTATATGGATGGAATTCCTACTGGTCCTATTGTTGATGACGACTTTGATGACATACTCAATTTCTTGGATATGCCCATGGAAAGTTTGGAAGAAGATGGACTAGGTGGTGTAGAGTGGGATGGTAGTGACTCCAAGGATTTTGGACCAATCCCTACAGATGCTCTAATGGATTTTCCGCCCATGCCTCAAGGCAACATTGGCAATCGTCAGGTGAATGCGGTGGCAAAATCAGATCCTCCT ATCAAATTTACCGAGGTCCAAGGGACTGGTACATTCCAGACACAGAGTCCAGTTTCAGTTCTTGAAGGCAGCAACTCCTGCTCTGGTGGAAAGAGTATACCCATCAAACATGACACTCTCATTCCCGTACGTCCTCGCTCCAAGCGTGCACGACCTTCAGCTGTTAATCCATGGGTTTTGATGGCTCCGATATCTTCTACAAGAGTTGCATCCAAGAAGATTTATGATGCCAGAAAGACGaaagagaagaggagaagattGTCACTGCTATCTGGTGCCAAGGAATCAATGAGAAACTATGTTCAACAGATCAATGATACTGCACTACCGATACCAGATGTTTCCAAGAAGAAGGTAACCTCCACACAACAGTCTAGTTTTGTCAAAAAATGCACACATTGTGAAGTCACAAAGACACCTCAGTGGAGAGAAGGACCATTGGGGCCAAAGACACTATGCAATGCTTGTGGAGTTCGCTACCGTTCAGGGCGTCTATTCCCAGAGTATCGACCTGCTGCTAGTCCTACATTTGTTCCATCTGTGCACTCAAACTCTCACAGGAAAGTCGTTGAGATGAGGAAAAAGTTTCTGTATGGAACAGCTGAAGCTGAGGAACCTCACAAGGTGATCATGGGAAGAAAGACTGAAGCTTTGCCAGAACCAACTATTGTTGCTGACCCTCCGATGTCACCGGTGCCAGAGTTTGTTCCTATGAGTAGTTATTTGTTTGATGTATACTGA